Proteins encoded in a region of the Oryctolagus cuniculus chromosome 10, mOryCun1.1, whole genome shotgun sequence genome:
- the PLXNB1 gene encoding plexin-B1 isoform X1 produces the protein MPALGLALLQALWAGWVLALQPPPPAAFTPNGTNLQHLARDPTSGTLYLGATNFLFQLSPGLQLEAEVSTGPVLDSRDCLPPVMPDECPQAQSTNNPNQLLLVSPGALVACGSVHQGVCEQRRLGQLQQLLLRPERPGDTQYVAANDPAVSTVGLVAQGLAGEPLLFVGRGYTSKGVGGGIPPITTRALQPPDPQVAFSYEETAKLAVGRLSEYSHHFVSAFARGDSAYFLFLRRDLQAQSRAFRAYVSRVCLRDQHYYSYVELPLACQGGRYGLIQAAAVAASGAESGGEVLFAAFSSAAPPAVGRPPSAAAGAAGASALCAFPLDEVDRLANHTRDACYTREGRAEDGSQVAYIEYDVNSDCAQLPVDTLDAYPCGSDHTPSPMASRVPLEATPVLELPGVQLTAVAVTMEDGHTIAFLGDSQGQLHRVYLGPGSDGQPYLTQSVQQGSAVSRDLIFDGTFEHLYVMTQSTLLKVPVASCAQHLDCASCLAQRDPYCGWCVLLGRCSRRSECSRGQGPEQWLWSFQPEPGCLRVTAMSPANISRDEKREIFLTVPDLPPLWPGESYSCHFGEHQSPALLTGSGVMCPSPDPSEAPVLQRGADHVSVSVELRFGAVVIVRASLSFYDCVAVTELRPSAQCQACVSSRWGCNWCVWQHLCTHKASCDAGPMVVSQQSPLLSLAPPARDVPGPFPPTAPRASVSPAPEPLPVEPGASSTAAAWDAPSEAGPPLLSPWPGPSPVPSPAFTEPPLHEQPPSPTSPPRPASTAPAPADLGPKATPEDPSASVPSPSEVPPADPSPEAPPSAVPLDQPPGTAPATTFPGAAGSPKPTPDWLMREGGELPEADEWTGGDAPAFSTSTLLSGDGDSAEHEGPPAPLILLSSLDYQYDTPGLWELEEGSWGAGSCPCVESVQGSTLMPVHVAREVRLLGRNLRLFQDSPGDNECVMELEGFEVVVAARVECEPPPDTWCHVTCQQHQLSYESALPELHVGLFLRRAGRLRVDRAEGLHVVLYNCSVGRGDCSRCQTALPQYGCVWCEGEHPRCVAREACGEAEAVATQCPAPLIRSVEPLTGPVDGGTRVTIRGSNLGQQVQDVLHTVSVAGVPCAVDAQQYEVSSSLVCVTGASGEEVTGPATVEVQGRGRGVSDVAFAYQDPQVRSIFPTHGPRAGGTRLTLRGSNLLTGRLEDIQVVVGEQPCHLLLEQQSEQLQCETSPHPVPATLSVAVWFGATERKLQQGQFKYTSDPNVTSAGPTKSFLSGGREIWVRGQNLDVVQTPRIRVTVAPGALRPSPGQGRRRRVVSETPCAPGASCGGHRFEEPCSVNSSQLIVCRTPALPGLPEDRRVRVEFILDNLVFDFATLNPSPFSYEADPTLRPLNPEDPTAPFRHKPGSVFSVEGENLDLAISKEEVVAMIGDGPCVVKTLTRYHLYCEPPVEQPLPRHLALREAPDALPEFTVQMGNLRFSLGHVQYDGESPVAFPVAAQVGLGVGTSLLALGVIIIVLMYRRKSKQALRDYKKVQIQLENLESSVRDRCKKEFTDLMTEMTDLTSDLLGSGIPFLDYRVYAERVFFPGHRESPLHRDLGVPESRRPTVEQGLGQLSNLLNSKLFLTKFIHTLESQRTFSARDRAYVASLLTVALHGKLEYFTDILRTLLSDLVAQYVAKNPKLMLRRTETVVEKLLTNWMSICLYTFVRDAVGEPLYMLFRGIKHQVDKGPVDSVTGKAKYTLNDNRLLREDVEYRPLTLNALLAVGPGTGEAQGVPVKVLDCDTISQAKEKILDQLYKGVPLTQRPDPRTLDVEWRSGVAGHLILSDEDVTSEAQGLWRRLNTLQHYKVPDGATVALVPCLTKHILRENQDYVPGERTPMLEDVDEGGVRPWHLVKPSEEPEPPRPRRGSLRGGERERAKAIPEIYLTRLLSMKGTLQKFVDDLFQVILSTSRPVPLAVKYFFDLLDEQAQQHGISDQDTVHIWKTNSLPLRFWINIIKNPQFVFDVQTSDNMDAVLLVIAQTFMDACTLADHKLGRDSPINKLLYARDIPRYKRMVERYYADIRQAVPASDQEMNSLLAELSRNYSGDLGARVALHELYKYINKYYDQIITALEEDGTAQKMQLGYRLQQIAAAVENKVTDL, from the exons ATGCCTGCCCTCGGCCTGGCTCTTCTCCAGGCACTCTGGGCCGGGTGGGTGCTCGCCCTCCAGCCGCCTCCACCAGCTGCTTTCACTCCCAACGGCACAAATCTACAGCATCTGGCAAGGGACCCCACCTCCGGCACCCTCTACCTAGGCGCCACCAACTTCCTGTTCCAActgagccctgggctgcagctggaGGCCGAGGTGTCCACTGGGCCCGTGCTAGACAGCAGGGACTGCCTGCCTCCCGTGATGCCCGATGAGTGTCCCCAGGCCCAGTCTACGAACAACCCAAACCAGCTGCTCCTGGTgagccctggggccctggtggCGTGCGGGAGCGTGCACCAGGGGGTCTGCGAGCAGCGGCGCCTggggcagctccagcagttgctgcTGAGGCCGGAGCGGCCTGGGGACACCCAGTATGTGGCTGCCAATGACCCCGCCGTCAGCACTGTGGGGCTGGTGGCCCAGGGCTTGGCCGGGGAGCCCCTCCTGTTTGTGGGGCGAGGATATACCAGCAAGGGTGTGGGGGGCGGCATCCCCCCCATCACAACCCGGGCTCTGCAGCCCCCAGACCCCCAAGTCGCCTTCTCCTACGAGGAGACGGCCAAGCTGGCAGTGGGCCGCCTCTCCGAGTACAGCCACCACTTTGTGAGTGCCTTCGCGCGTGGGGACAGCGCCTACTTCCTGTTTTTGCGGCGGGACCTGCAGGCTCAGTCTAGAGCCTTCCGTGCCTATGTGTCTCGCGTGTGCCTCCGGGACCAGCACTACTACTCCTATGTGGAGCTGCCTCTGGCCTGCCAGGGCGGCCGCTACGGGCTGATCCAGGCTGCAGCCGTGGCTGCGTCTGGCGCCGAGTCCGGTGGGGAGGTGCTCTTTGCCGCCTTCTCCTCGGCTGCTCCCCCGGCTGTGGGCCGGCCCCCATCAGCAGCTGCCGGGGCTGCGGGAGCCTCTGCCCTGTGTGCCTTCCCCCTGGACGAGGTGGACCGGCTTGCCAACCACACGCGTGACGCCTGCTACACCCGGGAGGGCCGTGCTGAGGACGGGAGCCAGGTGGCCTACATCGAATACGACGTCAACTCCGACTGCGCGCAGCTGCCCGTG GACACACTGGATGCTTATCCTTGTGGCTCAGACCACACACCTAGCCCCATGGCCAGCCGTGTCCCGCTGGAAGCCACACCAGTTCTGGAGTTGCCGGGAGTTCAGCTCACAGCTGTGGCAGTCACCATGGAGGATGGACACACCATCGCTTTCCTGGGTGACAGTCAAGGGCAACTGCATAGG GTCTACTTGGGCCCCGGGAGCGATGGGCAGCCATACTTGACACAGAGCGTCCAGCAGGGGTCTGCAGTGAGCAGAGACCTCATCTTTGATGGGACTTTTGAGCACCTGTATGTCATGACCCAGAGCACA CTTCTGAAGGTTCCTGTGGCGTCTTGCGCTCAGCACCTGGACTGTGCGTCTTGCCTGGCGCAGAGGGACCCATACTGTGGGTGGTGTGTGCTCCTTGGCAG GTGCAGTCGCCGTTCTGAGTGCTCCAGGGGCCAAGGCCCAGAGCAGTGGCTCTGGAGCTTCCAGCCTGAACCAGGCTGTCTGCGAGTGACAGCCATGAGTCCTGCCAACATCAGCCGAGACGAGAAGAGGGAG ATTTTCCTGACGGTGCCAgacctgccacccctgtggccTGGGGAGTCGTATTCCTGCCACTTTGGGGAACATCAGAGTCCCGCCCTGCTGACTGGCTCTGGTGTGATGTGCCCCTCCCCGGACCCTAGTGAGGCCCCGGTGCTGCAGCGTGGAGCTG accACGTCTCGGTGAGCGTGGAGCTCAGGTTTGGCGCTGTCGTCATCGTCAGAGCGTCCCTCTCCTTCTATGACTGTGTGGCAGTCACGGAGCTCCGCCCCTCCGCACA GTGCCAGGCCTGCGTGAGCAGCCGCTGGGGGTGCAACTGGTGCGTGTGGCAGCACCTGTGCACACACAAGGCCTCCTGTGATGCCGGGCCGATGGTGGTGAGCCAGCAG AGCCCGCTTCTCTCCCTAGCCCCTCCTGCAAGAGATGTGCCCGGCCccttcccacccacagcccccagAGCCTCGGTCAGCCCTGCTCCCGAGCCCCTTCCGGTGGAGCCGGGGGCTTCCTCCACAGCCGCAGCCTGGGATGCCCCCTCTGAGGCCGGGCCTcccctgctcagcccctggccaggccccagccccgtGCCCTCCCCGGCCTTCACAGAGCCACCTCTCCACGAGCAGCCCCCCTCTCCCACATCCCCCCCCAGACCTGCAtccactgcccctgcccccgctgaCTTGGGACCTAAGGCCACACCTGAGGACCCCTCGGCCTCCGTCCCGTCACCCTCAGAGGTGCCCCCTGCCGACCCCAGCCCTGAGGCCCCTCCCTCTGCGGTGCCCCTGGACCAGCCCCCTGGCACTGCTCCtgccaccactttcccaggggcCGCTGGCTCCCCGAAGCCCACCCCGGACTGGCTCATGAGAGAAGGCGGCGAGCTGCCCGAGGCGGACGAGTGGACGGGGGGTGACGCGCCCGCCTTCTCCACTTCCACCCTCCTCTCAGGTGATGGAGACTCAGCAGAGCACGAGGGCCCTCCCGCCCCCCTCATCCTCCTGTCCAGCCTCGACTACCAGTACGACACCCCCGGGCTCTGGGAGCTG GAAGAGGGGAGCTGGGGGGCAGGCTCCTGCCCGTGCGTGGAGAGCGTCCAGGGCTCCACCTTGATGCCGGTGCACGTGGCGCGGGAAGTCCGCCTGCTGGGCAGAAACCTGCGCCTCTTCCAG GACAGCCCGGGAGACAATGAGTGCGTGATGGAGCTGGAGGGCTTCGAGGTGGTGGTGGCGGCCCGGGTTGAGTGTGAGCCTCCTCCAGACACCTGGTGCCACGTCACGTGCCAGCAGCACCAG CTCAGCTACGAGTCTGCACTGCCGGAGCTCCACGTGGGGCTGTTTCTGCGCCGGGCGGGCCGACTGCGAGTGGACAGGGCTGAAGGGCTACACG TCGTTCTATACAACTGCTCCGTGGGCCGTGGGGACTGCAGCCGCTGCCAGACCGCCCTGCCCCAGTACggctgtgtgtggtgtgaggggGAGCACCCACGGTGCGTGGCCCGGGAGGCGTGCGGTGAGGCTGAGGCCGTGGCCACCCAGTGCCCTGCGCCTCTCATCCGTTCG GTGGAGCCACTGACCGGGCCTGTGGACGGGGGCACCCGGGTCACCATCAGGGGCTCCAAcctgggccagcaggtgcaggacgTCCTGCACACAGTCAGCGTGGCCGGGGTGCCCTGTGCTGTGGACGCCCAGCAGTACGAGGTCTCCAGCAG CCTCGTGTGCGTCACTGGGGCCAGTGGGGAGGAGGTGACCGGCCCAGCCACAGTGGAGGTGCAGGGAAGAGGACGCGGTGTCTCCGACGTTGCCTTTGCCTACCAG GACCCGCAGGTGCGTTCCATCTTCCCCACCCATGGGCCCAGAGCCGGGGGCACCCGCCTCACCCTGCGCGGCTCCAACCTTCTGACCGGGCGGCTGGAGGACATCCAAGTGGTGGTTGGAGAGCAGCCGTGTCACCT gCTGCTGGAGCAGCAGTCGGAGCAGCTGCAGTGCGAGACCAGCCCACACCCGGTGCCTGCCACTCTCTCCGTGGCGGTGTGGTTTGGGGCCACAGAGCGGAAGCTTCAACAAGGCCAGTTCAAGTACACGTCGGATCCCAATGTCACCTCTGCTGGCCCTACCAAGAGCTTCCTCAG TGGCGGCCGTGAGATCTGGGTCCGTGGCCAGAACCTGGATGTGGTGCAGACGCCAAGAATCCGAGTCACAGTGGCCCCCGGAGCGCTGCGGCCCAGCCCCGGGCAGGGACGGCGGCGCCGTGTGGTCTCCGAGACGCCATGTGCCCCTGGAGCTTCCTGTGGCGGTCATCGC TTCGAGGAGCCCTGCAGCGTGAACTCCTCCCAGCTCATCGTGTGCCGCACACCCGCCCTCCCGGGCCTGCCCGAGGACCGCCGGGTCCGGGTGGAGTTCATTCTTGACAACCTGGTGTTCGATTTTGCAACACTGAACCCCTCGCCCTTCTCCTACGAGGCCGACCCCACCCTGCGGCCCCTCAACCCCGAGGATCCCACCGCACCCTTCCGGCACAAGCCCGGGAGTGTGTTCTCCGTGGAG GGGGAGAATCTGGACCTTGCGATATCCAAGGAGGAGGTGGTGGCCATGATAGGGGACGGCCCCTGCGTGGTGAAGACCTTGACCCGGTACCACCTGTACTGCGAGCCCCCCGTGGAGCAGCCCCTGCCACGGCACCTCGCCCTCCGAGAGGCGCCCGATGCGTTGCCCGAGTTCACA GTGCAGATGGGGAACCTGCGCTTCTCCTTGGGCCACGTGCAGTATGACGGCGAGAGCCCCGTGGCGTTCCCTGTGGCAGCCCAAGTGGGCTTAGGAGTGGGCACCTCACTTCTGGCCCTGGGCGTCATCATCATCGTCCTTATGTacag gaggaagagcaagCAGGCCCTGAGGGACTATAAGAAAGTCCAGATCCAGCTGGAGAACCTGGAGAGCAGCGTGCGTGACCGCTGCAAGAAGGAGTTCACCG acCTCATGACCGAGATGACGGATCTCACGAGCGACCTCCTGGGCAGCGGCATCCCCTTCCTGGACTACAGGGTCTACGCCGAGAGGGTCTTCTTCCCCGGCCACCGGGAGTCGCCCTTGCACCGGGACCTGGGCGTGCCCGAGAGCAGGCGGCCCACGGTGGAGCAAGGGCTGGGGCAGCTTTCCAACCTGCTCAACAGCAAGCTCTTCCTCACCAAg TTCATCCACACGCTGGAGAGCCAGCGCACCTTCTCGGCCCGGGACCGCGCCTACGTGGCCTCCCTGCTCACCGTGGCGCTGCACGGCAAGCTCGAGTACTTCACCGACATCCTGCGCACCCTGCTCAGCGACCTGGTGGCCCAGTATGTGGCCAAGAACCCGAAGCTGATGTTGCGCAG GACAGAGACCGTGGTGGAGAAACTGCTCACCAACTGGATGTCCATCTGTCTGTACACCTTCGTGAgg GACGCGGTGGGGGAGCCCCTGTACATGCTCTTCCGGGGGATTAAGCATCAAGTAGACAAGGGACCGGTGGACAGCGTGACGGGCAAAGCCAAGTACACCCTGAATGACAACCGCCTGCTCAGAGAGGACGTGGAGTACCGGCCCCTG ACCCTGAATGCTCTGTTGGCTGTGGGGCCTGGCACTGGGGAGGCCCAGGGTGTGCCTGTGAAGGTCCTGGACTGTGACACCATCTCCCAGGCGAAGGAGAAGATCCTGGACCAGCTGTACAAAGGAGTGCCCCTCACCCAGCGGCCAGACCCTCGGACCCTGGATGTTG AGTGGCGGTCTGGGGTGGCCGGGCACCTCATTCTTTCAGACGAGGATGTCACTTCCGAGGCCCAGGGTCTGTGGAGGCGTCTGAACACCTTGCAGCATTACAAG GTCCCGGATGGAGCAACCGTGGCCCTCGTCCCCTGCCTGACCAAGCACATTCTCCGGGAAAACCAGGACTATGTTCCGGGAGAGC GGACCCCAATGCTGGAGGATGTAGATGAGGGGGGCGTCCGGCCCTGGCACCTGGTGAAGCCAAGTGAGGAGCCGGAGCCGCCCAGGCCTCGGAGGGGCAGCCTGCGAGGTGGGGAGCGTGAACGAGCCAAGGCCATCCCCGAGATCTACCTGACCCGGCTGCTGTCCATGAAG GGCACCCTGCAGAAGTTCGTGGACGACCTGTTCCAGGTGATCCTCAGCACCAGCCGGCCCGTGCCCCTGGCCGTGAAGTACTTCTTTGACCTGCTGGACGAGCAGGCCCAGCAGCACGGCATCTCCGACCAGGACACCGTGCACATCTGGAAGACCAACAG CCTGCCCCTCAGGTTCtggatcaatatcatcaaaaaccCGCAGTTTGTGTTCGACGTGCAGACGTCTGACAACATGGACGCGGTGCTGCTCGTCATCGCGCAGACCTTCATGGACGCCTGCACCCTGGCTGACCACAAGCTGGGCCGG GACTCCCCCATCAACAAGCTGCTGTATGCTCGGGATATTCCCCGCTACAAGCGGATGGTGGAGAG GTACTATGCAGACATCAGACAGGCCGTCCCAGCCAGTGACCAAGAGATGAACTCTCTCCTGGCCGAGCTGTCCCGG AACTACTCCGGAGACCTTGGGGCGCGGGTGGCCCTGCACGAACTCTACAAGTATATCAACAAGTACTACGACCAG ATCATCACCGCCCTGGAGGAAGACGGCACGGCCCAGAAGATGCAGCTGGGCTATCGGCTCCAGCAGATCGCGGCTGCCGTGGAGAACAAGGTCACGGATCTCTAG